The following are encoded together in the Oreochromis niloticus isolate F11D_XX linkage group LG12, O_niloticus_UMD_NMBU, whole genome shotgun sequence genome:
- the selenom gene encoding selenoprotein M, which yields MWLIVLASLFHCASAYDVDLKKLEGLARARVETCGGUQLNRLREVKAFVVQDIPLYHNLVMKHIPGADPELVLLNHYYEELDRVALSDMTRSEINELLGKLGFYKKAQAEDEVPEEFRFSPAKDSPFKNEPAHQPSSSSIATESASSEPSAEVKHTDL from the exons ATGTGGCTGATCGTGTTGGCCAGTTTATTTCACTGCGCCTCGGCGTATGATGTGGATCTGAAGAAGCTGGAGGGGCTGGCAAGAGCGAGGGTGGAG ACGTGTGGTGGATGACAGCTGAACAGGCTCAGAGAG GTCAAAGCCTTTGTGGTCCAGGATATTCCTCTTTA CCATAACCTGGTGATGAAGCACATTCCTGGTGCAGACCCTGAGCTTGTCCTCCTGAACCATTATTATGAAGAGCTGGAC CGTGTTGCCCTGTCTGACATGACCCGCTCTGAGATAAATGAGCTGCTGGGGAAACTGGGTTTCTACAAGAAGGCTCAGGCCGAGGACGAGGTGCCGGAGGAGTTCCGCTTCTCTCCTGCCAAAGACAGCCCGTTCAAAAATGAGCCTGCCCACCAGCCTTCTAGTTCATCTATAGCCACAGAGAGTGCCTCCTCAGAGCCCAGCGCAGAAGTCAAACACACTGACCTGTAA